The following coding sequences lie in one Alphaproteobacteria bacterium genomic window:
- a CDS encoding ABC transporter permease: MTGSVPARIALALFAALVFAVLYVPILLPIASSFFEVKYGVVDWSAPSVESYGLLLANESVLDALLNTFVVGASAVCLSVAIGVGLALYSESEQAIGRTLLSFLVFLPFLMPPIITGLSLLVFFREVDVDRSLLTVVIGHTVFVLALVYRTVAVRLAVLGPSLVEASLDLGASRWQTFWHVLRPNLMGAVIGGGVLAFVLSFDETMITLLVTGTESTLPVRLWAMMRLGFTPDINALVAVILLITTVLCLVAARHLDPRQLVR; this comes from the coding sequence ATGACGGGTTCGGTGCCGGCCCGCATCGCGCTGGCGCTGTTCGCGGCGCTGGTCTTCGCCGTGCTGTACGTGCCGATCCTGCTGCCGATCGCCTCGTCGTTCTTCGAGGTGAAGTACGGCGTGGTCGACTGGTCCGCGCCGAGCGTCGAATCCTATGGCCTGCTGCTGGCCAACGAAAGCGTGCTCGACGCCCTGCTCAATACCTTCGTCGTCGGCGCCAGCGCCGTCTGCCTGTCGGTCGCGATCGGCGTCGGCCTGGCGCTGTACAGCGAGTCGGAACAGGCGATCGGCCGAACGCTGCTGTCGTTCCTCGTCTTCCTGCCGTTCCTGATGCCGCCGATCATCACCGGGCTCTCGCTGCTGGTGTTCTTCCGCGAGGTCGATGTCGACCGCTCGCTGCTGACCGTGGTGATCGGCCATACGGTGTTCGTGCTGGCGCTGGTCTATCGCACGGTCGCCGTGCGCCTTGCCGTGCTCGGGCCCTCGTTGGTCGAGGCATCGCTCGATCTCGGCGCCAGCCGCTGGCAGACCTTCTGGCACGTGCTGCGCCCGAACCTGATGGGTGCGGTGATCGGCGGCGGCGTCCTCGCCTTCGTGCTCTCGTTCGACGAGACCATGATCACGCTGCTGGTCACCGGAACGGAGAGCACGCTGCCGGTGCGGTTGTGGGCGATGATGCGCCTGGGCTTCACGCCCGACATCAACGCCCTGGTCGCGGTGATCCTGCTGATCACCACGGTGTTGTGCCTGGTCGCGGCGCGGCATCTCGACCCGCGCCAACTGGTGCGTTAG
- a CDS encoding SDR family oxidoreductase, translating to MNYDLLDGRARYPSLAGRHVFVTGGATGIGRAMVEHFADQGARVSFVDIADAAGEALADRIAATGAERPLYRHLDLRDVEALDACIRQVGAERGPIRALVNNAGNDDRHRLERVDAAYFDDRIAVNLRHQLFAARAVRPQMRDNGGGSIVNLGSITWVEADGDCVCYVTAKAAVHGMTRALATELGPDNIRVNSIMPGWVMTERQVENWLDAAGERQLEERQVLPGRLYPPDIARMALWLASDDSRMCSKQAFVVDAGWI from the coding sequence GTGAACTACGACCTGCTCGACGGCCGTGCGCGCTATCCCAGCCTCGCCGGCCGGCATGTGTTCGTCACCGGCGGTGCCACCGGCATCGGCCGCGCGATGGTGGAGCATTTCGCCGACCAGGGTGCGCGGGTCAGCTTCGTCGACATCGCCGATGCGGCCGGCGAGGCCTTGGCCGACCGCATCGCCGCCACCGGCGCCGAGCGGCCGCTCTATCGCCACCTCGACCTGCGCGACGTCGAGGCGCTGGACGCTTGCATCCGGCAGGTCGGCGCGGAGCGCGGGCCGATCCGCGCGCTGGTCAACAATGCAGGCAACGACGACCGCCACCGGCTGGAGCGGGTCGACGCCGCCTATTTCGACGACCGCATCGCGGTCAACCTGCGCCATCAGCTGTTCGCCGCCCGCGCGGTGCGACCGCAGATGCGCGACAACGGCGGCGGCTCGATCGTCAACCTGGGTTCGATCACCTGGGTCGAGGCGGACGGCGACTGCGTCTGCTACGTCACGGCCAAGGCGGCGGTGCACGGCATGACCCGGGCGCTGGCCACCGAGCTCGGCCCCGACAACATCCGCGTCAACTCGATCATGCCGGGCTGGGTGATGACCGAGCGCCAGGTCGAGAACTGGCTCGACGCCGCCGGCGAACGCCAGCTCGAGGAACGCCAGGTGCTGCCCGGCCGCCTCTACCCGCCCGACATCGCCCGGATGGCGCTGTGGCTGGCCTCCGACGACAGCCGGATGTGCTCGAAGCAGGCCTTCGTCGTCGACGCCGGCTGGATCTGA
- a CDS encoding extracellular solute-binding protein, which produces MLVKTTRRGLLRGAAGAGLAATAGPGLIRAAHAADVELNVFGPLPPDPAPPGAAEFSLDRFEAWQASNGASVNYDLVAWPQLHDRMATAYASGSAPWDVVYNCAWVPEFVSYLHPFVGDLPADLLADMPQSSFTTVTWDGQGYGAVFTLSLLTLFYNTEHLEQAGLGGPPATWDDLLRYTRELTRDGRFGWVANYGDPAGIGGTASYWMCFLQQAGGTMYGEDGMPAFNSDAGVAGLQMMVDLMDAGTDPGAISYIGINDATNVLLAGRASMMMNWPFMWTPAQDPEQSQIVGKLGGAILPAGPAGSASIDGTDAWTILKSSQNPELAQSLIEFYLDADIQKRQAIDTGWLPIRLSVLADPEVQAALPNASVVLDQATHPYDSYVTPDFNEVTQAVGTEVQLALQKQKSAAQAIADAADQVAAIVRRRG; this is translated from the coding sequence ATGCTTGTGAAAACGACGCGCCGTGGGCTGCTGCGCGGGGCGGCGGGCGCCGGGCTTGCCGCGACCGCCGGGCCCGGTCTGATCCGCGCGGCGCATGCCGCGGACGTGGAGCTGAACGTGTTCGGGCCGCTGCCGCCGGACCCGGCGCCGCCCGGCGCGGCCGAGTTCTCGCTCGACCGGTTCGAGGCCTGGCAGGCGTCCAACGGCGCCTCGGTCAACTACGACCTCGTCGCCTGGCCGCAGCTGCACGACCGCATGGCGACCGCCTATGCTTCCGGCTCGGCGCCGTGGGACGTGGTCTACAACTGTGCCTGGGTCCCGGAATTCGTGTCCTACCTGCACCCGTTCGTCGGCGACCTGCCGGCCGACCTGCTGGCCGACATGCCGCAGTCCAGCTTCACCACGGTGACCTGGGACGGGCAGGGCTACGGCGCGGTGTTCACCCTGTCGCTGCTGACGCTGTTCTACAATACCGAGCATCTCGAACAGGCCGGGCTCGGCGGCCCGCCGGCCACCTGGGACGATCTGCTGCGCTACACCAGGGAGCTGACCCGCGACGGCCGCTTCGGCTGGGTGGCCAACTACGGCGACCCTGCCGGCATCGGCGGCACCGCCAGCTACTGGATGTGCTTCCTGCAGCAGGCCGGCGGCACGATGTACGGCGAGGACGGCATGCCCGCGTTCAACTCGGACGCCGGCGTCGCCGGGCTGCAGATGATGGTCGACCTGATGGACGCCGGCACCGACCCGGGCGCGATCTCCTACATCGGCATCAACGATGCCACCAACGTGCTGCTCGCCGGCCGGGCGTCGATGATGATGAACTGGCCGTTCATGTGGACGCCGGCGCAAGACCCGGAGCAGTCGCAGATCGTCGGCAAGCTGGGCGGCGCCATCCTGCCGGCCGGCCCGGCGGGCTCGGCCTCCATCGACGGCACCGACGCCTGGACCATCCTGAAGTCCAGCCAGAACCCGGAACTGGCGCAGTCGCTGATCGAGTTCTACCTCGACGCCGACATCCAGAAGCGGCAGGCGATCGACACCGGCTGGCTGCCGATCCGGCTGTCGGTGCTGGCCGACCCGGAGGTGCAGGCGGCGCTGCCCAACGCCTCGGTGGTGCTTGACCAGGCGACCCATCCCTACGACAGCTACGTCACCCCGGATTTCAACGAGGTGACCCAGGCGGTCGGCACCGAGGTGCAGCTGGCGCTGCAGAAGCAGAAATCGGCGGCCCAGGCCATCGCCGATGCCGCCGACCAGGTGGCGGCCATCGTCAGGCGGCGCGGCTGA
- a CDS encoding ROK family transcriptional regulator: MLLNATNIVAAKQINLWVVFEAIRLHQPIPRTRIADVTGLSKQAVSNLVDELERDGLVVAEEARDRRIGKPPSPLRINPAGPQLIGCHINHGRLVLVVTNLAGDVLERTSDPVGQLSAEAAASTIRDGIEALIARSGLAREAFLGIGVATPGPFGVEGISPPRLPGWDGLVLRRRLAGLFDRPVVLANDGQCAVTAEWRFGAARDLKSFVYVFLGTGLGSGVMINGSAFGGMSGNAGEFGHLIVVPDGHACICGNRGCLETYMSVDAAMRFLAESGVDVPSTVAFEEAFDAGHPQVAAWLDQAIGPLRIGLNALENLFDPETVMLGGDAPAWLIDAVLARLQPLLPSVSRSAPAHARVTRAGLDQDAVARGAAALPLLAALNPRFQQLV, from the coding sequence TTGCTGCTGAACGCGACCAACATCGTCGCCGCCAAACAGATCAACCTGTGGGTTGTGTTCGAGGCGATCCGACTGCACCAGCCGATCCCGCGCACACGCATCGCCGACGTCACCGGCCTGTCGAAGCAGGCGGTGTCGAACCTGGTCGACGAGCTGGAGCGCGACGGCCTGGTGGTGGCCGAGGAGGCGCGCGACCGGCGCATCGGCAAGCCGCCCTCGCCGCTGCGGATCAATCCCGCCGGGCCGCAGCTGATCGGCTGCCATATCAACCACGGCCGCCTGGTGCTGGTGGTCACCAACCTGGCCGGTGACGTGCTGGAACGGACGTCCGATCCGGTCGGCCAGCTGTCCGCCGAGGCGGCGGCATCGACGATCCGAGACGGCATCGAGGCCCTGATCGCGCGCAGCGGGCTGGCCCGCGAAGCCTTCCTCGGCATCGGCGTGGCGACGCCGGGACCGTTCGGCGTCGAGGGCATCAGCCCGCCGCGGCTGCCCGGCTGGGACGGCCTGGTGTTGCGCCGCCGGCTGGCCGGCCTGTTCGATCGGCCTGTGGTGTTGGCAAACGACGGCCAGTGCGCCGTCACAGCCGAATGGCGCTTCGGCGCCGCGCGCGACCTGAAGAGCTTCGTCTACGTCTTCCTCGGCACCGGCCTGGGCAGCGGCGTGATGATCAACGGCTCGGCCTTTGGCGGGATGTCGGGCAACGCGGGCGAGTTCGGCCACCTGATCGTGGTGCCGGACGGGCACGCCTGCATCTGCGGCAACCGCGGCTGCCTGGAGACCTACATGTCGGTCGATGCCGCCATGCGCTTCCTGGCCGAAAGCGGCGTCGACGTGCCGTCGACCGTGGCGTTCGAGGAAGCGTTCGATGCCGGTCACCCGCAGGTCGCGGCATGGCTGGACCAGGCGATCGGGCCGCTGCGCATCGGGCTGAACGCGCTGGAGAACCTGTTCGACCCGGAGACGGTGATGCTCGGCGGCGACGCGCCGGCCTGGCTGATCGACGCGGTGCTGGCGCGGCTGCAACCGCTGCTGCCCTCGGTCAGCCGCAGCGCGCCGGCCCATGCCCGGGTGACCCGCGCCGGCCTGGACCAGGATGCCGTCGCCCGCGGCGCCGCGGCGCTGCCGCTGCTCGCGGCGCTGAACCCGCGCTTTCAGCAGCTGGTCTGA
- a CDS encoding Gfo/Idh/MocA family oxidoreductase: MADVRVAILGAGGWMGKVHSLGYRNTALLFGGRRGSAEIAMLVDENAGRLKEMAAAIGNPRIESDWRVAVADPDIDLIDICLPDYLHYPVAKAALEAGKNVYCEKPFTDTAAEAKELADLATRKGVVTRIGHNFPKNPAHEIARDLIRSGEIGDIQLFRAWMHVDVLADPAAPFMWRCDGELAPTGAVGDIATHVFSLVDYLVGDIRTLTADAGVTAAERPYQAGFGYGVKAGELKDAPMKAVTNPDFVNILCRLKNGGRGVIDVSRVATGRRFQQGYDIYGTRGALSFDYDEVNRIRFYSGADPVGRQGWRAIDAGPESETYAAFNPVANFGVGYNEFKAIEVSEVVNAVATGTPVWPTFHDGARLMRIVDACLKSAAEGGWVTVEGGNA, translated from the coding sequence ATGGCAGACGTGCGCGTGGCGATCCTGGGTGCCGGCGGCTGGATGGGCAAGGTGCACAGCCTCGGCTACCGCAACACTGCCCTGCTGTTCGGCGGGCGGCGGGGATCCGCCGAGATCGCGATGCTGGTCGACGAGAACGCCGGCCGGCTGAAGGAGATGGCGGCGGCCATCGGCAACCCGCGGATCGAGAGCGACTGGCGGGTCGCGGTCGCCGACCCCGACATCGACCTGATCGACATCTGCCTGCCCGACTATCTGCACTATCCGGTCGCCAAGGCGGCGCTCGAGGCCGGCAAGAACGTCTATTGCGAGAAGCCGTTCACCGACACCGCGGCGGAGGCGAAGGAACTGGCCGACCTTGCAACGCGCAAGGGCGTCGTCACCCGCATCGGCCACAATTTCCCGAAGAACCCGGCGCACGAGATCGCGCGCGACCTGATCCGCAGCGGTGAGATCGGCGACATCCAGCTGTTCCGCGCCTGGATGCATGTCGACGTGCTGGCCGACCCGGCGGCGCCGTTCATGTGGCGCTGCGACGGCGAGCTAGCCCCGACCGGCGCGGTCGGCGACATCGCGACCCACGTGTTCAGCCTGGTCGACTATCTGGTCGGCGACATCCGCACGCTGACCGCCGATGCCGGCGTGACGGCGGCGGAGCGGCCGTATCAAGCGGGCTTCGGCTACGGCGTCAAGGCCGGCGAACTGAAGGACGCACCGATGAAGGCGGTGACCAACCCCGACTTCGTCAACATCCTGTGTCGCCTGAAAAACGGCGGGCGCGGCGTGATCGACGTCAGCCGCGTCGCCACCGGCCGCCGCTTCCAGCAGGGCTACGACATCTACGGCACCAGGGGTGCGCTCAGCTTCGACTACGACGAGGTCAACCGCATCCGCTTCTACTCCGGCGCCGATCCGGTCGGCCGCCAGGGCTGGCGGGCGATCGACGCCGGGCCGGAGAGCGAGACCTATGCCGCGTTCAACCCGGTGGCCAATTTCGGCGTCGGCTACAACGAGTTCAAGGCGATCGAGGTCAGCGAGGTGGTCAACGCGGTCGCCACCGGCACCCCGGTCTGGCCGACTTTCCACGACGGCGCGCGGCTCATGCGCATCGTCGACGCCTGCCTCAAGTCCGCCGCCGAGGGCGGCTGGGTCACCGTGGAGGGCGGCAACGCCTGA
- a CDS encoding ABC transporter ATP-binding protein produces MTPLLELREVSKRYGETTVLPAFSLAVREGEFITVLGPSGSGKTTVLRIIAGFVRPDAGTILLDDRDITRMPINRRPFNTVFQDYALFPHMTVAGNVSYGLRMRGVARHEVVAQVREALELVQLTGLESRFPTQLSGGQQQRVALARAIVCRPRLILLDEPLAALDVELRQQMQLFLKDIQHRIRTTFLFVTHDQQEAIAIADRICIMRAGEILQLGPVDELYYRPASEFVARFFGENNLIEGVLGPVDGTVRAIDTPVGRLRCSIDGQPAMAAAADGSRAFAVFRPEAVTLGSGEASAANRTAGRVAGVVFNGALTSVEVAVPAATGALGIRLRFPSRVDRQPVRTDDEVTVAWRVEECRLVAA; encoded by the coding sequence ATGACCCCCCTGCTCGAACTGCGTGAAGTCTCCAAGCGCTATGGCGAGACGACGGTGCTGCCGGCGTTCAGCCTGGCTGTGCGCGAGGGCGAGTTCATCACCGTGCTGGGGCCGTCCGGCTCCGGCAAGACCACGGTGCTGCGCATCATTGCCGGTTTTGTGCGGCCCGACGCGGGCACCATCCTGCTCGACGACCGCGACATCACCCGGATGCCGATCAATCGCCGGCCGTTCAACACCGTGTTCCAGGACTACGCCCTGTTCCCGCACATGACGGTGGCGGGCAACGTCTCCTACGGGCTGCGCATGCGCGGGGTGGCGCGGCACGAGGTCGTCGCGCAGGTGCGCGAGGCGCTGGAACTGGTCCAGCTGACCGGGCTGGAGAGTCGGTTTCCGACCCAGCTGTCCGGCGGCCAGCAGCAGCGGGTGGCGCTGGCCCGCGCCATCGTCTGCCGGCCGCGGCTGATCCTGCTCGACGAGCCGCTGGCGGCGCTGGACGTCGAGCTGCGCCAGCAGATGCAGTTGTTCCTCAAGGACATCCAGCACCGGATCCGGACCACCTTCCTGTTCGTGACCCACGACCAGCAGGAAGCGATCGCGATCGCCGACCGCATCTGCATCATGCGCGCCGGCGAGATCCTGCAACTCGGCCCGGTGGACGAGCTGTACTACCGGCCGGCGTCGGAATTCGTCGCCCGCTTCTTCGGCGAGAACAACCTGATCGAGGGCGTGCTCGGACCGGTCGACGGCACGGTGCGCGCCATCGACACGCCGGTCGGCCGGCTGCGCTGCAGCATCGACGGCCAGCCGGCGATGGCGGCGGCGGCGGACGGCAGCCGGGCCTTCGCCGTGTTCAGGCCCGAGGCCGTGACGCTCGGCAGCGGCGAGGCGTCCGCGGCCAATCGCACCGCCGGCCGCGTGGCCGGCGTGGTCTTCAACGGCGCGCTGACGTCCGTCGAGGTCGCCGTGCCGGCCGCCACCGGCGCTCTCGGGATCCGGCTGCGCTTCCCCAGCAGGGTCGACCGCCAGCCGGTGCGGACCGACGATGAGGTCACCGTCGCCTGGCGGGTCGAGGAATGCCGGCTCGTCGCGGCGTGA
- a CDS encoding extracellular solute-binding protein, with translation MSARAIVLSTAAVALSAGLAVSAAAEELRILAWEGYADPDWVEAFEAETGADVSVVFIGTDDEIWAKIRGSDGQDFDLFAVNTAQLQRYIDAGLVTPHDLDKLPNLQNALPRFRDLTQVSGTMRDGNVYGIPYAFDSIGLIYDVDKVSPAPTSWSVLWDPQYQGRTLLYDNGEHNFSVAALEAGIDNPFQLGADQMQMLKGRLVDEVHNALSLYTTADEATQIYMTNDVALIFANYGQQQVKSMQDANANVAYVNPGEGALSWLDTWAMTSGVRNKDLAEQWVNFVLDGKIGSQLSERTGFGNVAVPSGSAGADDKLVWLEAVEDPTMRSDLWNEVKAAQ, from the coding sequence GTGTCTGCGCGGGCAATCGTGCTGTCGACTGCCGCCGTGGCGCTGTCGGCCGGCCTGGCCGTGTCGGCCGCGGCCGAGGAATTGCGCATTCTCGCCTGGGAAGGCTATGCCGATCCCGACTGGGTGGAGGCATTCGAGGCTGAGACCGGCGCCGATGTCAGCGTCGTCTTCATCGGCACGGACGACGAGATCTGGGCGAAGATCCGCGGCAGCGACGGCCAGGATTTCGACCTGTTCGCGGTCAACACCGCGCAGTTGCAGCGCTATATCGACGCCGGGCTGGTGACGCCGCACGACCTGGACAAGCTGCCCAACCTGCAGAACGCGCTGCCGCGGTTCCGCGACCTGACCCAGGTTTCCGGCACCATGCGCGACGGCAACGTCTACGGCATTCCCTATGCCTTCGATTCCATCGGGCTGATCTACGATGTCGACAAGGTCTCGCCGGCACCGACGTCGTGGAGCGTGCTGTGGGACCCGCAGTATCAGGGCCGCACGCTGCTGTACGACAATGGCGAGCACAATTTTTCGGTGGCGGCGCTGGAGGCGGGGATCGACAACCCGTTCCAGCTCGGCGCGGACCAGATGCAGATGCTGAAGGGACGGCTGGTCGACGAGGTCCACAACGCGCTCAGCCTCTACACCACCGCCGACGAGGCCACCCAGATCTACATGACCAACGATGTCGCCCTGATCTTCGCCAACTACGGCCAGCAGCAGGTCAAGTCGATGCAGGACGCCAACGCCAACGTCGCCTACGTCAATCCGGGCGAGGGCGCGCTGAGCTGGCTCGACACCTGGGCGATGACCAGCGGCGTGCGAAACAAGGACCTCGCCGAACAATGGGTCAATTTCGTCCTCGATGGAAAGATCGGCTCGCAACTCTCTGAGAGAACGGGGTTTGGTAACGTAGCGGTGCCCTCGGGATCGGCAGGTGCGGACGACAAGCTGGTCTGGCTGGAGGCCGTCGAGGATCCGACCATGCGGTCGGATCTGTGGAACGAGGTCAAGGCGGCGCAGTAG
- a CDS encoding sugar ABC transporter permease, whose amino-acid sequence MRESQTVARRRRLAGAAFVAPALAVLAAVLGYPIVDSIVLAFQDVSMAAGQIDRTWNGLGNFERLFDDQAVHNALLNTLYFSGAEVVLVVGLGLGIALLLNNPIGRSGFLRVVLVVPWAIAPVANAVLWKWILNANYGVLNGVLVSLGILDTNQVWLGAPNMALGFLLLVDVWKSLPFVVLLMLAGLSQVPSILYRAAYLDGASRVQTFFHITLPNIGTALAIATVLQTIWSLRVFDLVFVLTRGGPADATVLLNFLAYRVTFNFLDLGYGAAIANLVFALTFALAILYIWLMRPRRAGRAA is encoded by the coding sequence ATGCGCGAGTCGCAGACCGTCGCGCGGCGCCGGCGTCTCGCCGGCGCCGCTTTCGTCGCGCCGGCGCTGGCGGTGCTGGCGGCGGTGCTGGGCTATCCGATCGTCGATTCCATCGTGCTGGCGTTCCAGGACGTCTCGATGGCCGCCGGCCAGATCGACCGCACGTGGAACGGGCTGGGCAATTTCGAGCGGCTGTTCGACGACCAGGCCGTGCACAACGCGCTGCTCAACACCCTGTACTTCTCGGGCGCCGAGGTGGTGCTGGTGGTCGGGCTGGGGCTGGGCATCGCGCTGCTGCTGAACAACCCGATCGGCCGCTCCGGATTCCTGCGCGTCGTGCTGGTGGTGCCGTGGGCGATCGCGCCGGTCGCCAACGCCGTGCTGTGGAAGTGGATCCTGAACGCCAACTACGGCGTGCTCAACGGCGTGCTGGTCTCGCTGGGCATCCTCGACACCAACCAGGTCTGGCTCGGCGCGCCGAACATGGCGCTGGGGTTCCTGCTGCTGGTCGACGTTTGGAAATCGTTGCCCTTCGTGGTGCTGCTGATGCTGGCGGGCCTCAGCCAGGTGCCCTCGATCCTGTATCGCGCGGCCTATCTGGACGGCGCCAGCCGGGTGCAGACCTTCTTCCACATCACGCTGCCCAATATCGGCACGGCGCTGGCCATCGCCACCGTGCTGCAGACGATCTGGTCGCTGCGGGTGTTCGACCTGGTGTTCGTGCTGACCCGCGGCGGCCCGGCCGACGCGACCGTGCTGCTGAACTTCCTGGCCTATCGCGTCACCTTCAACTTCCTCGACCTCGGCTATGGCGCGGCCATCGCCAACCTGGTGTTCGCGCTGACATTCGCGCTGGCCATCCTCTACATCTGGCTGATGCGGCCGCGCCGGGCGGGGCGGGCGGCATGA
- a CDS encoding carbohydrate ABC transporter permease has protein sequence MSRADPRRFGPLAKAGIVAGIAVFVLWSMAPILWMVLSGFLTKRALIAQPPDLSPSEFTWQNFVEVFESAASLGAGMLNSLAVATLSTALALALGAPAAYALARLSLPRANVIAFMVLATQMLPAIAIAIPLFIVISRVGLIDSVLSLGVVYLSFNLPIVIWILRGFFAGIPAGLERAAAVDGAGPLRTFVHIILPISAPPLAAAALFAFIEAWNEFFFALVLTRQDAQTVPLVISQFAGQYQTAFGQMMAAALLGIAPIILLAVVFKDRIVRGFTDGLIKG, from the coding sequence ATGAGCCGGGCCGACCCGCGCCGCTTCGGCCCGCTCGCCAAGGCCGGCATCGTCGCCGGCATCGCGGTGTTCGTGCTGTGGTCGATGGCGCCGATCCTGTGGATGGTGCTGTCGGGCTTCCTGACCAAGCGCGCCCTGATCGCCCAGCCGCCCGACCTGTCGCCGTCGGAGTTCACCTGGCAGAACTTCGTCGAGGTGTTCGAATCGGCGGCCAGCCTGGGTGCCGGCATGCTGAACTCGCTGGCAGTGGCGACGCTGTCGACCGCGCTGGCGCTGGCGCTCGGCGCGCCGGCGGCCTATGCGCTGGCGCGGCTGTCGCTGCCGCGCGCCAACGTCATCGCCTTCATGGTGCTGGCCACGCAGATGCTGCCGGCGATCGCCATCGCGATCCCGCTGTTCATCGTGATCAGCCGGGTCGGCCTGATCGACAGCGTGCTGTCGCTGGGCGTGGTCTATCTGTCGTTCAACCTGCCGATCGTGATCTGGATCCTGCGCGGCTTCTTCGCCGGCATCCCGGCAGGGCTGGAGCGCGCCGCCGCGGTCGACGGCGCCGGGCCGCTGCGCACCTTCGTGCACATCATCCTGCCGATCTCGGCGCCGCCGCTGGCCGCCGCCGCCCTGTTCGCCTTCATCGAGGCGTGGAACGAGTTCTTCTTCGCCCTGGTGCTGACCCGGCAGGACGCTCAGACGGTGCCGCTGGTGATCTCGCAGTTCGCCGGCCAGTACCAGACCGCCTTCGGCCAGATGATGGCCGCGGCCCTGCTCGGCATCGCCCCCATCATCCTGCTCGCGGTGGTGTTCAAGGACCGCATCGTGCGCGGCTTCACCGACGGCCTGATCAAGGGCTGA
- a CDS encoding ABC transporter permease has product MTGATEGIAGRGLLALLAYGVPLALIVAPLAGFLVTSLMAVEDGEIVAIYSLDNYVRFFTDPTFPQVFLQTILLCLAVAAIAGLVGYPVAYLFSSLGGRWKYRLLMLTVVPMLMSYVIKIYAMRAILGSKGFLNDALMGLGLLDEPTTLFVFNLNAILLTQSVLLLPFAVLPIFLSLERIPPSLLEASADLGAPAWRRFATVVLPLSLPGLATGLCFVFVLAIGDFLTPQMVGGQSGFTFGRVIFSQFGLAYNWPFGAALSAILACAVVLSIGLAGAVVRSVRVPR; this is encoded by the coding sequence GTGACCGGAGCGACGGAGGGGATCGCCGGGCGCGGCCTGCTGGCGCTGCTGGCCTATGGCGTGCCGCTGGCGCTGATCGTCGCGCCGCTGGCCGGCTTCCTGGTCACCAGCCTGATGGCGGTCGAGGACGGCGAGATCGTCGCCATCTACTCGCTCGACAACTACGTCCGCTTCTTTACCGACCCGACCTTTCCGCAGGTGTTCCTGCAGACGATCCTGCTGTGCCTCGCTGTTGCCGCGATCGCCGGGCTCGTCGGCTATCCCGTCGCCTATCTGTTCTCGAGCCTCGGCGGCCGCTGGAAATACCGGCTGCTGATGCTGACGGTCGTGCCGATGCTGATGAGCTACGTCATCAAGATCTATGCGATGCGGGCGATCCTCGGCAGCAAGGGTTTCCTCAACGACGCGTTGATGGGCCTGGGGCTGCTCGACGAGCCGACCACGCTGTTCGTGTTCAACCTCAATGCGATCCTGCTGACCCAGTCTGTGCTGCTGCTGCCCTTCGCGGTGCTGCCGATCTTCCTGTCGCTGGAACGCATCCCGCCGTCGCTGCTGGAGGCGTCGGCCGACTTGGGCGCCCCGGCCTGGCGCCGCTTCGCCACCGTCGTGCTGCCGCTCAGCCTGCCCGGCCTCGCCACCGGGCTCTGTTTCGTGTTCGTGCTCGCCATCGGCGATTTCCTGACGCCGCAGATGGTCGGCGGCCAGTCCGGCTTCACCTTCGGCCGCGTCATCTTCAGCCAGTTCGGGCTGGCCTACAACTGGCCGTTCGGCGCCGCGCTGTCGGCGATCCTGGCCTGCGCCGTGGTGCTGTCGATCGGCCTGGCCGGCGCGGTCGTCCGTAGCGTGAGGGTGCCGCGATGA